In one window of Spartinivicinus marinus DNA:
- the gpW gene encoding gpW family head-tail joining protein — MNHQQRLEEAKAALHKLQTGSLRATVRDSEGNSVTFHAPQQLEHYIKSLEAELNGCSPRHAFRVTF; from the coding sequence ATGAACCACCAGCAACGTTTAGAAGAAGCCAAAGCCGCTTTACATAAGCTACAAACGGGTTCACTCCGAGCCACTGTCCGCGACAGCGAAGGCAATAGCGTTACCTTTCATGCCCCTCAACAGTTGGAGCATTATATTAAATCCTTGGAAGCGGAATTAAATGGCTGCTCACCCCGCCACGCTTTTCGGGTCACCTTTTGA
- a CDS encoding phage terminase large subunit family protein: MVYDNPCTTESNNFASAEQIRKEVACLFKPPRRLTVTQAIEESLWIPGAAGSSQPWTTDAIPYLVEVLNCLNQRDYESVVFVGPARCGKTNALIEGWMAYVITIEPADMLIVQLSKEKAQEYSKKRIRRTIYASPNLRDQCSSRRHDNNVHDIIFKPGNYLKIGWPTINVLSSSDYRYVALTDYDRLPANVDEEGDPYTLAKKRTQTFMSAGKTLVESSPGWEVLDPKWQPTTTHESPPTQGILSLYNMGDRRRYYWQCPNSVCLEWFQPIFDHLHWVEQADLVKASESVVMRCPHCQGVILPEQKFKLNQTGRWLKEGEWLDKKGHKHGESRSSKMATFWLEGPAAGFQTWQQLVYQGLLAEQDYEHTGSQEKLKSWTNLDLGKPYRYRHNTEFRTAEALMDRQENLGEQVVPEGVRFLTAAIDVQGGKQKRFVVQVIGWGKEFEGWVIDRFTIDKSQRLDHKGKPYPLNPAAFKEDWHCLVDQVIHKTYPLADNSGRLMQIKLVACDSGGEDGVTDKAYEFYRYLKSQQLTHRLILIKGTGREGAPRIQETFPDNRNRQQRKAFIQGDIPLYLLNTNLIKDTVSNALERDEPGADYIHFPDWLTKDFFEELTNEARDAKGRWCKVVDKAPNEAWDLLVYNMGCLLKLNAHKLNWQQPPGWAAHWDDNSLVTHSNQPNQSTTPALQLSDLADLLG, from the coding sequence ATGGTATACGACAATCCCTGTACGACCGAATCAAATAACTTTGCTTCTGCCGAACAAATTCGCAAAGAAGTGGCGTGTTTATTTAAACCACCACGACGATTAACGGTGACTCAAGCCATTGAAGAAAGCTTATGGATACCGGGGGCCGCCGGTAGCAGTCAGCCATGGACAACCGATGCTATTCCCTATTTAGTGGAGGTATTAAATTGCCTCAATCAACGGGATTATGAATCGGTGGTATTTGTTGGGCCTGCACGTTGTGGTAAAACCAATGCCCTGATTGAGGGTTGGATGGCCTATGTCATTACGATTGAGCCAGCTGACATGTTGATTGTGCAGCTTTCCAAAGAAAAAGCGCAAGAGTATTCGAAAAAAAGGATACGCCGGACTATTTATGCGAGCCCGAATTTACGTGATCAATGCTCAAGCCGGCGACATGACAATAATGTCCACGATATTATTTTTAAACCGGGAAATTATTTAAAAATTGGTTGGCCCACCATTAATGTATTATCCAGCTCGGATTACCGTTATGTGGCCTTAACGGATTATGATCGCTTGCCCGCGAATGTGGATGAAGAAGGTGATCCTTATACCCTAGCGAAAAAACGGACCCAAACCTTTATGAGTGCGGGTAAAACCCTGGTGGAATCCTCGCCCGGCTGGGAAGTGCTTGACCCTAAATGGCAGCCAACAACGACCCATGAATCCCCACCGACCCAAGGTATTTTAAGCCTGTATAACATGGGCGACCGGCGTCGTTATTATTGGCAATGCCCAAACTCGGTTTGCTTAGAATGGTTTCAACCGATTTTTGATCACCTGCATTGGGTGGAACAAGCAGACTTAGTCAAAGCCTCAGAATCCGTAGTCATGCGTTGTCCCCACTGCCAAGGGGTGATCCTCCCTGAGCAAAAATTCAAACTGAACCAAACCGGGCGTTGGCTGAAAGAAGGGGAATGGCTGGATAAAAAAGGCCATAAACACGGTGAAAGCCGTTCTTCTAAAATGGCCACCTTTTGGTTAGAAGGTCCGGCAGCAGGCTTTCAGACCTGGCAACAACTGGTGTATCAAGGGCTGTTAGCTGAACAGGATTATGAGCATACCGGCAGCCAAGAAAAATTAAAAAGCTGGACCAATCTAGATTTAGGTAAACCCTATCGTTATCGACACAATACCGAATTTCGAACGGCTGAAGCCTTGATGGATCGCCAGGAAAACTTAGGTGAGCAAGTCGTTCCTGAAGGCGTCCGCTTTTTAACCGCTGCGATTGATGTGCAGGGTGGTAAACAAAAGCGTTTTGTTGTGCAGGTTATTGGCTGGGGAAAAGAATTTGAAGGTTGGGTCATTGATCGATTCACGATAGATAAATCCCAGCGGCTAGACCATAAAGGTAAACCCTACCCATTAAATCCCGCCGCTTTTAAAGAAGACTGGCATTGCCTGGTTGATCAGGTCATCCATAAAACCTATCCCTTAGCGGACAACTCAGGTCGTTTAATGCAAATTAAATTAGTCGCCTGTGACAGTGGTGGTGAAGATGGGGTGACCGATAAGGCCTATGAATTTTATCGGTATTTAAAAAGCCAGCAATTAACCCATCGCTTGATTTTAATTAAAGGCACCGGCCGTGAAGGGGCACCACGCATTCAAGAAACCTTTCCTGATAATCGCAACCGGCAACAACGTAAAGCCTTTATTCAAGGGGATATCCCACTCTATTTACTCAATACCAATTTAATTAAAGATACGGTGAGTAATGCATTAGAACGGGATGAACCCGGCGCGGATTATATTCACTTCCCCGACTGGCTCACGAAAGATTTTTTTGAAGAGCTCACCAATGAAGCCCGCGATGCTAAAGGCCGTTGGTGTAAGGTGGTGGATAAGGCACCCAATGAAGCCTGGGATTTATTGGTGTACAACATGGGCTGTTTATTAAAACTCAATGCCCACAAGCTTAATTGGCAACAGCCACCGGGTTGGGCTGCTCACTGGGATGATAATAGTTTAGTCACCCACTCAAACCAACCCAACCAATCAACGACACCTGCCTTACAACTATCAGACTTAGCGGATTTATTAGGATGA
- a CDS encoding DUF1441 family protein — MGPQNWSISEMAAYFGMCRKTVSKRLEMANVQPVGKRRGYDVYASDVVGPVLFNAASNSNSLKPIEQMTPRERNEWYRSENEKLTLLEREKKLVPVEDVRRELHQVVSTVNQQLETLPDQLERNCQLSSEALSQVQVVTDGIRQSLYDRIK; from the coding sequence GTGGGACCTCAGAACTGGTCAATCAGCGAAATGGCCGCGTATTTTGGTATGTGCCGTAAAACGGTATCAAAACGTTTGGAAATGGCCAACGTGCAACCCGTGGGTAAACGTCGCGGCTATGATGTGTATGCCTCTGATGTCGTGGGTCCTGTGTTATTCAATGCAGCCAGCAATAGTAATAGCCTAAAGCCCATTGAACAGATGACACCCCGAGAGCGCAACGAATGGTATCGCTCCGAAAATGAAAAACTGACCTTACTTGAACGTGAAAAAAAGCTAGTACCTGTGGAAGATGTCCGCCGCGAATTACATCAAGTGGTGTCTACCGTTAATCAACAACTTGAAACCTTACCGGATCAACTAGAACGTAATTGCCAATTATCTTCTGAGGCATTGAGTCAGGTACAGGTGGTAACTGATGGTATACGACAATCCCTGTACGACCGAATCAAATAA
- a CDS encoding phage antirepressor → MDIIPFEFSGASVRVIDKDGEPWFVAKDIADALKFSEASAMTRHLDDDEKGLSIVQTLGGDQELQVINESGLYSAILKSRRPEAKVFKKWVTNEVLPSIRKTGSYGVAKIDWSNTGQIAGLLVQSLEKVQEQTKQIEVLTPKAEFHDQVIQSDDAITVAEAAKIMGTGRNRLFKFLRDIKWVTYFNEPYQRLIEKGYLDVKLSEFDHPSQGLKQSVTALITGKGLRELNELWSQRLVA, encoded by the coding sequence ATGGATATTATCCCTTTTGAATTTAGTGGTGCCTCAGTTCGTGTTATCGATAAAGACGGCGAGCCGTGGTTTGTAGCTAAAGATATTGCTGATGCTTTGAAGTTTTCAGAAGCCAGTGCAATGACTCGTCATTTAGATGATGATGAAAAGGGTCTGTCAATTGTGCAGACCCTTGGTGGAGACCAGGAGTTACAGGTTATTAACGAGTCAGGACTCTACTCAGCCATTCTAAAAAGCCGTCGCCCAGAAGCAAAAGTTTTCAAGAAATGGGTAACAAATGAAGTACTGCCCAGTATCCGTAAAACAGGCAGTTATGGTGTCGCTAAAATTGATTGGTCTAATACTGGGCAAATAGCAGGTTTATTAGTTCAGTCACTTGAAAAGGTGCAAGAGCAAACTAAACAAATTGAAGTGCTAACCCCTAAAGCTGAGTTTCATGATCAAGTCATTCAATCGGATGATGCCATTACTGTAGCAGAAGCTGCTAAGATTATGGGCACTGGGCGTAATCGGCTATTTAAGTTCTTACGTGATATTAAATGGGTAACCTATTTTAATGAGCCTTATCAACGATTGATTGAAAAGGGCTATCTTGACGTTAAATTAAGTGAGTTTGATCATCCTAGCCAAGGGCTAAAACAATCGGTCACTGCATTAATTACGGGTAAAGGGCTTAGGGAATTAAACGAGTTATGGAGTCAGCGGTTAGTAGCCTAA
- a CDS encoding HP1 family phage holin, whose protein sequence is MVTEKIISNAPYVASAGTVIAGLTLKDWGVIIGIILTTITVVVNWVYKHRRDKRETELFYREMYGGTPSVDKEQ, encoded by the coding sequence ATGGTAACTGAAAAAATCATATCAAACGCCCCATATGTCGCCAGTGCAGGGACTGTTATTGCAGGTCTAACACTTAAAGACTGGGGTGTGATTATCGGTATTATTTTGACCACGATTACCGTTGTTGTTAATTGGGTGTACAAGCATCGGCGGGATAAGCGGGAGACTGAATTATTTTATCGTGAAATGTACGGTGGCACGCCTTCTGTAGATAAAGAACAGTAA